TTGTGTATCTAGCTCACAACGGGAACTCCAACACCAACTGGCTCGCTATTTGCCAACAGTTCAACGACTTCTGCCAGCGTGTTAGCGGCGCCGTGGTAGCTTCCTTTATCACAGCCGTCATCTTCATATTCCTGGTGTTAATCTCTGCTGTGGGTCTTAGCAGAAGCTGAGAAATCGGAGGAATGTTAATGGAAATTCCATTTAAGTGTTCTACGTGCGTGTATTGTTTGTTGTTCATGATTTGATCACTCGTTTTCTTCTCTTGGTTTGATGTGTACTTACATATATATcactatataaataaattattttgaatattaaagaAACGCCCAAGTCAATAAATTAATAACTCAAACGATAATTCAATACGTTGGCtatcatcatttaatttttgctGTTTGGTCTCGACAAATATGAAAACATGTAAAACACTTGATAACTCGAAAAACAaagaagacaaaaacttgtgtgaggtggtctcacggatcgtattttgtgagtcgaatatcttatttgggtcatctatgaaaaaatattacttttatgttaagaatattactttttattgtgaatatcgataagattgactcgtctcacagataaagattcatgagatcgtctcacaacaTACATACTCAACAAAGTATggtgtaaaaataaataattaaataaataaaaggttCTACAATTACACGTGTAACTAATCAATCCCTGCCACGTGGATAAAGGGCTTCtttctttttaataaaattcCAGAGTCACGTGACCTACTTTTTTTCTCTCCAAGTAAATCACTTTCCCATTTCTCTCTCGCCAAACCTATCTATACACAAACTCCCATATATGTATCGTCTTCACACACACTGGGGATTTTTCTTTGCGGTGAAGCTACCGTCTTGTATTGACATCTTAAAGCCCCGGCTGTCTTCGATATTGCTCCACACTCAGGTGAGTCGTGGTTTACTGGAATCCGGTCAACTCTCGTGTCGTCTTTTTActgaatttgatttgattcattAGGTTTGCGTGTGCGTTACGGTTgatgttttaattttgttttatttgattgttGTTCTACGGGATTATAGAATCTTGAACTCTGTTTTACTTCCGCGAGAgctcttatttatttattttgatttggaTATCGATATTCTCGCATCTGTTTCGCGTCTGATGTTTCTGTTTTTGTGGAAGATTTGTgagttattttaatttcagttgGGGATTTCGCTTGATATATTTCTAAGATTTCATTATCTTGGTTATAGTTTCTGAAGATACGTTGTTTATTATCAAGTTTGTGAATTGGGCAttaccatttgaaattcttGCTGATGTTTTTTTTCTGGGCTTTTAGTTTATAGATCGTCATTCCTTCCTTTAATCGTTCTTTTTGTTTGTATGGTATATGCTATTTCTTCTCTGTAATTTGCACTTTTGAGATTGTTAGTGAAGCTTGTAATCGGAGCTTTATCACAGGTAAATTCCAGTTCTTTATCTCGAATAGAGTTTAGTTCAAGAATTAAAGATTAAGAATTCAAGGTCTCATGAGAATTGTTAGGGGAATGCAGAAATTATTTCAGGAGTCTCAAATTGTAGAGGGAGGTGTGAAGAACAAATCACTCAGTCAAGGTGTTGGTGTGGCTGCCCCCAAGGCTAGAACACGCGGCAAATTGAAACCTACAATTTTATATATCTAATTTGGGTAGAAGTAAAGGAATAAACTGCCCACGTGGAATTTGAAATAGGGCAACAATGACTCGTATTTTAGTCCAGCGAGGTTCTTCTGGCTCGCCATCTAACCATAACAGACCATCAACTTCCGTTCCTGTGCCTGGTCCCTTGTCTTCTTCAGCTTCACTGCAAGAGCATGTTGTTAGTTCTACGCCGGTTGCTCCAGCTGTGAAAGATGATGATTTGGTGGAAGGGCAAGATAAGATTGTAGTGGAAGAGTCAACAGAGTCCTGTGACATTTGTGAAGGCGAAAACAAGGAAAAGAAAAGTGAAGATCTGTATCCACATAGTTTGAACCCTGATCTGAATCAAGATTCTGAAACTATTGCCGACAATCGTGAGGTTTGTTGTGTTGGTGATTCAGTGGATTCTGGGAAGACGTTAAAAGGGTCCAGCGAAGATGCAGTCACAGAAAGAAAAACTGATGCAACATCTGGAGGTTCTTTCCAGGTGGTTTCTCGTAGTTTGTATCCACCTCCACCTTCCGGCCCATCCCCAAGGTCTTCTTCGGGAAACTTGAATTCTTGGATATATGCATCTAATGACTCAAATGCTGTGCGGATAGGCTCGTCTAGAGGAGGAGCGGGTCGGCCTGGTGTCTCAAGCATGTCATCTCCAACTGAGTCTCGTCCAGCTTCTCCTCGATCTCATTGTGAGGGTGAAGGGTATAACAGCTCTGATGAGCAGCACACATGCTTTAGTTCCTCTTATGATGATGCAGTGAGTTTGCCCTGGTTTCATTTATTCTCTATATAGTCGTACAGTTTATTGTCTTTGGTTTATTCAGTTTATTAAGAGAATATTGTACGATTATTTTGTCCATGTTTTTTCCCCAAAATATGTATAAAGAATCAAGTAAATTATTCTTATCTTAAAGGCCTTGTTGCAGAGTTAGATTTGTGGTAGATCAGTGTGGTATAAGGGAATAAGGGAAGTTTGTTATATTTATTGCAGGAGAGAGAGCATCAGTTTGAGACTGAATTAAAACGGGTTAAAGGGTTGGAAGTGAGAAAAATGTTAGAGGATGGAAATTGTCTTTTTCGCGCTGTTGCAGATCAAGTGTATGGTGATTCTGAACAGTGTGATTTGGTTAGGCAGATGTGCATTGACTACATGGTATGAGATAAGTAAAATTTGTTATAATTGTCATTTTCTTTTGTATATTAACTTTGTTCGTTCCTTAACAAGTTACAATTTAAATTTCCATCTTGATTTATATTTTGCATTTAAAAATGGCTGCATAAAATTCATGTATTTTTTGAGAGGGCATTTTTTCCTTGTACTAAAATTTCCTCcagtaaaaattttctttttgttcaGGAGCGAGAAAGAGATCACTTCTCTCAGTTTATCACAGAAGGTTTCACTACCTACTGTAAGAGGAAGAGGAGAAATGAGGTAAACTGAACTGAAGCTTCTTAAAAAACTGTTATATCCGCACTTCAAGAAAACTTTTTGGCTGCTAAATTTGTGAATCCATCTGGTTTTCTTTTTAAGAAATATATTTAGTCAATCTCATCATATGTTATTGGTCACGCAACATCGAGAGGTCAAATTAAGAGGAAGTTGATGGATTGTAAGCTTATACATCATCGAGAGGTCAAATTAAGAGGAAGTTGATGGATTGTAAGCTTACACTTTGTATAAATTAGGATGGAAGTGATAAGCAGCATCACttgtttatttaaagtttttgtTGACTCTGTAGGTCTGAGGATTGTCAGATTTCAGTTGTGCATTTTAGGTGCACAAACAATGAATTTGCTTTCGTTTCCTTGTTTAAAATATTGACCACGTTGCTGGAAGGAATCAAACTTGACGTACTAAGAAAAAGGGAGTGGGAACGTATTATTGAATTAGAATGAAAATTGATCATCTCACCTGCTCTCTGTCATTTATGGTACAGTGAATCTGCAGTCTTAAGTTTCACGTCATATATGTGGCACATTATTGTGCTTTTATCATGAATTATAGTCCTTAGGAATTCTAGTTGTTCTTGAACTGCTTTTAACAAAGGTTTGTTAACAAGAAGCCTTCATTTATGTTTTCCATCGCCCTGTTTTTTCACTTCCCAAACAAGCGGAGGTTTAAAAGGGAACAGTAATACCAGGCTGAGAACGGTTATTTAAGAATTTATAGTTCTTTCCCGTCATTATATGTATTatgttcatttatattttttgcaGGTTTACGGAAACAACATGGAGATTCAAGCTCTGTCTGAAATGTACAATCGGCCTATCCACATATATTCTTACAGCACAGGTGTTTTACCTGTATAAGATTATGTTCTCTACAGCATTCATTTGGCCCTTCTGTCTTTCTTCCATTtgaatgacataattttttgatAGAACCCATTAACATATTCCATGGAAGCTATAATACGGACACGCCTCCAATACGGCTGAGTTACCATCGTCGAAACCACTATAACTCCCTTGTTGATCCACGTCGGCTGAACATTGGTGCTGGACTTGGATTTAGCAGTCTGCAGGGGGTGAGAGCCTGCATCTCAATGCAAATCTTTTCTAGCACAGGACATGATTGAATCCATTTAGCGAATACTGATATTTGTTGTTCTTTAGCTTTGTACTAAAGTGTGTTATCACCCTCATCGTCATGGTCTTTGGGGTATATTTGTTATTAACAATATTTTGGTTAATTGGTTTATATGACAGGATAACATTGACAAGGATCAGGTCAAAGCAGCTATCAAATCTCAGCAGGATCAACAGATTGATAATGTAAGTTTATTTCCTGTTTGCAAAACAAACTATGTAATGTACGCCAAACCAGATGCGAGGCTTGCTTTGTTAGGCACTCGTAGCTGAGGGACGCTTCTACTCAGATCTTGAGCTCACCGAACAAGAAATAGAACGCATGGTGATGGAAACTTCAAGGGCCGAGTATCTTTCTGATAACAAGTTCAAGCAACGGCTACCTCATAAGGAATCATCAACTTCTAGAGCTGAACCATCATCTTCTGCAGCTAGTAAGAATTTCATTATGCCGATCCATCTATCATTAGTTGAAACCATGATTCTGTAGCCGCTGTTCTTTCAGCTAATGTTTAGTTCATTAAGATGTAATACTgttgtaaatttttatttttcacgtCATGGAATTACTCACTTCACCCGGTTGTTTTTGACCTTTTTGAATTTCAGAGTCATCCTCAGGAAGTGACACACAGCAGCAGGAAGTGGGCCTAAAGTTTGGCTTGCCAGGCTCAGTTCAAAATGACAGCTTGCAGATTATGTTGTCTATGGGATTCAGCTATTTGCAGGTGATTGAAGCTTACAGTATTTTCGGGGACGATATCGACTCGATGGTCTGTTACTTGATCGAAACCAGCAGCAATGGACGATGGAAAGGCAAGGCTACCAAATGATGAAAATCTCCATGCTCTCGACGCATCCATCCTATTTCGTTGACTACACGACCGCTTTGTAGATTTTAACCTTGGTGTCTGAATACGAGGAAACTCAATAAATGAGCATTTGAATTTTCACATTTCTCACTACACGCATATAATTTTGTGTGGTTATTTCTCATCCTTTATTGTCCTCAATCCTCTCGAGATGTTTTAAGGTCAAACAAATTTCGAGAAATAATACAATCAAATGAAGTTTCTTCACAAAACCATCTCTGCTTTGAACTAATTCATAAATGCCCAATCACTCGAcaaaagcaaattttggaaccGTGACTATTTTTGTATGTTGAGATTAGTTTCAATTCACCTTGTAAGCTTGATTGGATTATGTCGTggaaaattactaaaatatcATCTGAAAATTTTTAGTGGTATTGtcatttataaataaaactatatatagaaaaattagGCTGTAGAAGGTTGGCTGATGAATTTTCTTTCATACCCAGCAGACGAGTACGAACCGAGAAAACAGTGTTTCACTAGCTGCTGCCTTTTCTTAGACCAACGGAAGGGCAATGTAGGGAATATGCAAGATATGATCCTTGTCAGTAGCAAAAAAAACCTGCCCACACAAAGAGTCAGTCATCTATTGAGATCACGAACTGAAGCTGCTACCTTTTCTTATATTCTACTCCCCAGAGTGTTTCTCTCTCCACACACGTAAGAGGGGGGGAGAAAGCGCCTTAATCGATGTCTCAAAACGGGAGATTGACGCCGAATCTAGATGAGAAGAGCACCAAGATGTTGAATCTGACGGTGCTACAGAGAATCGATCCCTTCGTGGAGGAAATTCTCATCACTGCCGCTCACGTCACCTTCTACGAATTCAACATCGACACCAGCCAATGGGTATGCTTGCATAGATTTGTGTGTAAATTTTCGCGGTATTGATTGAGTTTGATTTCTTGGGGGTAGTGCTGCTGATTAGttctttattttggttttttagaGTCGGAAGGATGTGGAAGGTTCCCTCTTTGTGGTTAAAAGGTGAGGGCTTAATTGGGCTTCTGAAGACTTTAGCTTTTTCGTTTTCTTTATTGAGATAGAAGAGACAGGTTATTTGGTGGATTTTACTTCATAATATTGTTTTGAGGTTGGGGTTGTGAAATATGTGAATTTTGATCCGTTTCAGGAATACCCAACCACGTTTCCAGTTTATAGTCATGAATAGGCGGAATACCGGTATGTCTCTCAACTCTCGTTATTTAGATTTTCTTTCAAAACGTGAGACCTGTGACATTGATGAAGTATTGTTGCTTTTTGATTGCCGAACATTATCATTGTTTGGCCACAATCACATGATaaatctttgatgaattatGTTTCAAAGCTTAATATTGTCTAAGACATTAAAAAAGTTGACAATGTTGAGATGATGAAATCTTGTCTTTAGTTTCATtctgattattttatttgaagaaCACTAAAATTTACATTAAAGTGGTTGCGTTGCGTTCATGGTTGGTTGGCACAAAACACTTGTGATTACATGATATATTAATTAGCATGATAGACTTTTGATCACTCTGAGAGATTGCGACATttcttgatttgattgagagGAGTCGCATCCGTAATCGAGTGATTTTGGCATGAACTAGTTTTGTATCAAAATTTTGAGACACCGTTTATGCACTTTGGTCAAACTTATTCAATTTGATTGtgtaaaaaaatcgaaaaagtTAAAACAATCTAGAACTGATTTGATTACCCTTTGAGACGAGAATACAGACTATAGTGATTTAGGGGTGTTTTAAGTGGTTTTTGAATCGTTTGAGCATTTCGAGCCTACCAACACATCATTCTTCTCCCTATTGTCTCCTTTTGAGACTGATAAAAATTGAATGGTGTGTCAATGGCACACAATTAGCCGATTCTTGTTCTTTTAAAATTCCGCATCATCTACCCAATGTTAACCTATGTACTAGTTACTTACCTAAATTTTGAGATAAGTAAACCCCTTTAATGCTTAGAAGTTTTCAAAAACTCCCGTGAGTTGGTAAGGAAAAAAATTTGgagtttgtgaaaaaaaaattattatgaaggGGGTTGATtggaaaaaagaagaagtagAAGATGATGATGTGGAAGCGTGATCCAAATTGTTATGGTAGTGATATCATGTGTGGAGGGCGTTATTTCGGAACGTCTGCTGCATGTTAGACCGCACCAATTCATTTTATAACACAATGCTGTAAAAATATGCACAATGTTGTCATTTGATAGAGTGTTTAAAAAATATGCTCAGTCAATTGGGAAAATATTCTACAACCTGAAAAACTCGCTAGTAGAAGTCAAAGACTAGGCAAATGATGAAAAAGACACGTGAGACATCTTCCTTGAAGATTCTCTGAGGCTGCAAGTTTAAGTTGCTTcattcttaattaaataattattgaaaagTATAGAGTTTCAGGAAAAGAAGAAAGCCATTGGTGCCTGTTAGGTGAATCATTTGGAATAATATGACATAAGATCATTATGTATCTGCATAACAAGTCTCACCTTTATGAATCTTCCTAAGGTTGGAATATCCACTTATCTTCAAAGATGTTGCGTGAATTATTAGGTTAACATTGTTAGTGTGTCAGAGAAGCATCTCATGCTGCAGTTTCTTACTTCGTTTGGCACTTATATCTCTCCATCTATATTGAGATGTTTCAGTCTGTTGCTGTACTCAGATAATCTTGTTGAGAATCTCTTGGGAGATTTTGAGTATGAAGTGCAGGTTCCATATCTATTATATCGAAATGCTTCTCAAGAAGTAAATGGAATATGGTTCTACAATGCTCGTGAATGTGAAGAGGTTGCAAATCTATTTAACAGGTTGGTATATAATAATCAAAGATAGTTACTCTgtgtctttttttatttttcctgacAAGGTAATTTGGTAAGTGGCCTGATTTTGATGAACTTGTGGACCCCCTAGATGCAGCTGATTGATCTGTGTGGTTGTTGtctggatttttttaaaaaattcctgTTATTTTTGCATGATTGGCAAGCAACTGATAGTCGTCACTGTAGTAAATGAAACAGATGGGCTGCATTGATATAAATACTTGAACATTTACTGccataaaatcaatttcttGGGTGCCGCTGATGTTGGCAGATTATATTCATTAAATGCCTCGGGTGGGTTAGGGATTACcgcaaatatttaaattatatacaaAAAGCCTGTGAAGAATAAGAGTAGTTCACTTGTGCAAGATGTTCCATATCACAAGATTCTTTTGCTTGAGTTTTTTTGGTTCCTGGGTGAATTATGTGTTGATTATGAGAACTTTACTGGAATTTTAAGGGATCATCACCTGTCCCGATATAAAATTCTCCATTTAAATTTCTATGGTAACATAGGTGAGGGAAAACAGTATAAGCAATGTTTCAAgtttatttttggtttttttggctagaaatttgatagtatttttTATTCTTGTCTTTTTTTATCTGTGTTGTTGGAAGTTGTGATTCTGCTACTCAATCCTGTGATTTTATGATTAGGATACTCAATGCATATTCCAAGGTGCCTACGAAGTCTAAGGTTTCTTCTAGTAAAAGGTAATTGTCCgtttatgtttatttaattcatgGATACAGTAAATTTGAGTGCACCGAATTAAATGTAGTTCAAAAAATTGTGTGGCGACTACATATCCAAATTGAATTTTTCCTACAGAACTGCAGTTATTATCTGTTTATACAATGACGTGGACCTGGATTATTACTTAGGAGTAATTTATGTTGAACTTTAATCCTGGGACTGTGACAGGTAAGGAATCAAACAGGATCATGCATTTTTTTCATCGGGGCTTCTATTTACTCCCATCCCAGTTCATTCCTGATGTTCGCCCCTGTAATGAACTCCTATTTGTGAGTAATATGCCAGAATTTTATCGGTAGAAATGAAATGTTAAggtcttattattatttacaaGGATATAAAACATCACTAAAAATGAAAAGGTTTCAACTAATTACGAGGTTGTATTTGTTTTGTCAACTCTGAGAGGCCCAGGAAGAACCGCTTTGATATATGCGGGGAAAGTGGAGATTTTTGTGAGTGCTAATTTGAAGAGACCAATTGGGCGAATGAACCGAACAACGGGAAGGTCCTTTCTGGCATTATCGAGAAGATTAAATGATGTATTAGGGTTAGGTTTGTTTTGGGTTCAGTCTGTGGGTTTAGGGCTCTATTGAAAGTAACAGTCATTTTCTTGaatctaaattaatttattgaacAAGGGTTTTCAAATCTTGGCTATGCTTTAACCTTTTGTCATCTTTCATTAGGATCATTGTGTTTTATGCCTCGAGTGTGCTGTTCTATCTTGTGAATCTAATCTTGGACTTTTTAATATCTGGAATTAAATAGCATGTTTTGTTTGTTGAAAAAGAAATATTGAATAGGATTGTTTGTTGCAGTGAGTTTGAAGAACTGGAAGCAGTTCCAACACTTTCTGTGATGGATGGCCCTCTAGAGCCATCAACGTCGGCTGCCTCCAATTTTAATGATGTCCCTGATGATCCTTCCTTTGTGAACTTCTTCAGTGTATGCTTCGTTTCCTTTTTAAGTTTTCCAATGTTTGCCATTTTTTTGTAGATGGCTATATGAGCTAATGAACAACTATCAATTCAGATATTTGAACTGTTACTAAAGTTTGTTTGCGTTCATTCTTCTGATTGTGCATCTATCTGAACCTTAATTGTCTAGATTGTTGTAACCAGAAGGCTGTCATTGCAAAAGTTTCAAACAAAAATTGTGCAATTCTGCCGGTTTTGTGCTTCCTGGTTTGATCGTGTTGTTGACAGAGGCTTCTTTGTTAAAACAACCCGAGGGCCATTCTCATAAAAGTTACCAATAAAGTATATTAGTTTATGTGGTTTTGTGCTTTTTGGTGTGAGTGACAAATTGAAAGATGCATTTTGTCCTTACAAATGTGTCTTGATACTCGCGAACATGTGGGAGCACCTGGCTTTTTGTTATTTTGGGAGCAATTAGTTCTCAATGATCTTTGGTAAATCTATAAAGTACATTTAAGACCTTTAGTTGGTGTCATGTTTTCTGAAGTTCTCATAAAATTTCAAAGTGCatttacatttttgttttattaatgaGCAAGTATACTAATAAGTTGGCAGGAAGCCAATCAATTGTAAGATAGGGATAGTATAGGTTGACCAACCTAAAACTCTTGAGGAATGGACTCATAATcgaaaaattttgatttgtcATTCTTTTTATTCCAGTGGTGCTGAGACTAAGTGTTTGAGTTTCACTTTGATTCATTCTTATTCCTTAGCAGACTGTTATTCTGACTCTTGCAtcagtaatataattatttttggcATGTGATAAACTTGACTAGCTAAAGTTAAATGTTTGCAGACTGCTATGAATATAGGACCTGCTTCAAATGCAGCAATATCTGGGCAGCCATACCATTCCTCTGCACCTGTGATTACTACATCTCATCCACAAGTTGTTACTCTTCCCACTATAGCAACTGCTCAGGCTCCGTCTGCCTTGTCTACTTCTACACCTATATTGTCAATTCTGGACTCGTCTGAAGCCAATGCCACAATGAAGCGTTCAACCGACCTTGTGAAGCCGTCATCATTTTTTGGCCCACCACCTTCTTCTCAACTTACTATCATGCCTCCGGTTTCTTCATCTATACCTACTGCGCCTCCATTGAATCCCCCTGTTAATCTACAACGACCTTATGGTGTTCCTTTACTCCAGCCATTTCCACCACCAACTCCTCCGTTGTCACTCACTCCAGCTCCTCTTCCTTCACCAAATTATGGGCCTTCTATAAGCAGAGAAAAAGTCCAGGAAGCACTTCAAATGCTTGTTCAGGTATTCAAATCTTGATAGATTTtgattcaattttaatcattaaacGTTATTTTTACCTGTTCTGCATATATATGCGTGCACAGGACAATCAATTTATAGACATGGTTTACCGAGCAGTGCTGAATGCTCATCAGATGTGATAATAGTTTGGAAAATATGTGGTGAATCGTTTCCTACTTTATACCTTGTGGGGAGAAAATATGTCTCTGTCTATGATGATATGTGTACTTGAGCTCTTGTATAATGTTTGTGTTGATTTTTAGTTGATTTCAGTTTCAAGAATGTTTGTATTTAGTTGGTTTGTTGGGATATGGAAAAATCATCGTTcacaattttattaaataccTTGGTTGCTTTTACACTACGCCTTTCTGATTTTGTTCGAAGAAATTTAACCTTGaaccaagaaaaaatatatacaattaaTATCATGTAAATGTTATTCCACTCTACCCGTCAAATCGAAGCATACATTTACGAATAATgttaaaatacacaaatatatcGTACtgtgatatttataataattatatcgtgagatttcgttattatattatgatattttgtattaaatttttcatgagattttgataaatagatttttatattaaattttttacgtTGTAAGAATAGTTGTACAAATATGATTGTACACGTAGCATTACACTACATTTATTAATGGATTACATAG
This window of the Primulina huaijiensis isolate GDHJ02 chromosome 3, ASM1229523v2, whole genome shotgun sequence genome carries:
- the LOC140973171 gene encoding OVARIAN TUMOR DOMAIN-containing deubiquitinating enzyme 6-like, which translates into the protein MTRILVQRGSSGSPSNHNRPSTSVPVPGPLSSSASLQEHVVSSTPVAPAVKDDDLVEGQDKIVVEESTESCDICEGENKEKKSEDLYPHSLNPDLNQDSETIADNREVCCVGDSVDSGKTLKGSSEDAVTERKTDATSGGSFQVVSRSLYPPPPSGPSPRSSSGNLNSWIYASNDSNAVRIGSSRGGAGRPGVSSMSSPTESRPASPRSHCEGEGYNSSDEQHTCFSSSYDDAEREHQFETELKRVKGLEVRKMLEDGNCLFRAVADQVYGDSEQCDLVRQMCIDYMERERDHFSQFITEGFTTYCKRKRRNEVYGNNMEIQALSEMYNRPIHIYSYSTEPINIFHGSYNTDTPPIRLSYHRRNHYNSLVDPRRLNIGAGLGFSSLQGDNIDKDQVKAAIKSQQDQQIDNALVAEGRFYSDLELTEQEIERMVMETSRAEYLSDNKFKQRLPHKESSTSRAEPSSSAAKSSSGSDTQQQEVGLKFGLPGSVQNDSLQIMLSMGFSYLQVIEAYSIFGDDIDSMVCYLIETSSNGRWKGKATK
- the LOC140973173 gene encoding mRNA-decapping enzyme-like protein; its protein translation is MSQNGRLTPNLDEKSTKMLNLTVLQRIDPFVEEILITAAHVTFYEFNIDTSQWSRKDVEGSLFVVKRNTQPRFQFIVMNRRNTDNLVENLLGDFEYEVQVPYLLYRNASQEVNGIWFYNARECEEVANLFNRILNAYSKVPTKSKVSSSKSEFEELEAVPTLSVMDGPLEPSTSAASNFNDVPDDPSFVNFFSTAMNIGPASNAAISGQPYHSSAPVITTSHPQVVTLPTIATAQAPSALSTSTPILSILDSSEANATMKRSTDLVKPSSFFGPPPSSQLTIMPPVSSSIPTAPPLNPPVNLQRPYGVPLLQPFPPPTPPLSLTPAPLPSPNYGPSISREKVQEALQMLVQDNQFIDMVYRAVLNAHQM